Proteins encoded together in one Polaribacter reichenbachii window:
- a CDS encoding energy transducer TonB, giving the protein MKNYLLIFTIFSFFVGFSQTSSEFDYEKFSNPNPENELSLYFKKEIKKKLLRTARFQTKKKNITLSFFINNEGKPYHINITSFGSGDFNKAVISAFKEFSLDKFNSDSLDTRNRYSLQIVSKKGSKNIFNCSSKLVVETPPVCEQCEDLKFYPDIKSCLNLEVRKLFYEKADFSILDNTKEEETDLYIKFSVTKSGELKMTKKTKVPLEFLLETDKIISYFPKIKTISYKNAKPIEPLHSFTINYKKGETPKLINKEVKYDSLFKRNSTNELAQFFIDKLNTIDLNIASLSRIKNQVNLYFELDKKNKVFNVSTTSRSDFLDKKIIEIFNAYPTDKLNFKSKEPLKRYFLQILKYKEGKVVVETNSFIGSEKIPLFPGCENSVNYEDAKKCFSRGVQMHFVKKFDADLPNNLGLSKGRKRVFIAFKINTKGKIINIQVKAPHPRIKEEVIKVMQQMPLIEPGTQGGEPVNIKYSIPFTMIVK; this is encoded by the coding sequence ATGAAAAACTACTTATTAATTTTTACAATCTTCTCATTTTTTGTTGGCTTTTCGCAAACCAGTAGCGAGTTTGATTATGAAAAATTCTCAAACCCAAATCCTGAAAACGAACTTTCTTTGTATTTTAAAAAAGAGATTAAGAAAAAACTATTAAGAACTGCTCGTTTTCAAACAAAGAAGAAGAATATTACATTATCTTTTTTTATTAATAACGAAGGAAAACCATATCATATAAATATTACTTCTTTTGGTTCTGGTGATTTTAATAAAGCTGTAATAAGTGCTTTTAAAGAATTTTCTTTAGATAAGTTTAACTCAGATTCTTTAGACACAAGAAATAGATATTCGCTACAAATTGTAAGTAAAAAAGGGAGTAAAAACATTTTTAATTGTAGTTCTAAATTAGTTGTAGAAACACCTCCTGTTTGTGAGCAATGTGAAGATTTAAAATTTTATCCAGACATAAAATCTTGTCTAAATTTAGAGGTAAGAAAACTTTTTTATGAAAAAGCAGATTTTAGTATTTTAGATAATACTAAAGAAGAAGAAACTGATCTTTACATTAAATTCTCAGTAACTAAATCTGGTGAATTAAAAATGACTAAAAAGACAAAGGTTCCTTTAGAATTTCTTTTAGAAACGGATAAAATCATAAGTTATTTTCCTAAAATAAAAACAATTAGCTATAAAAATGCTAAGCCTATTGAACCTTTACACAGTTTTACAATTAATTATAAAAAAGGAGAAACTCCAAAACTAATAAACAAAGAAGTAAAGTACGATTCTCTTTTTAAACGTAATTCTACAAATGAATTAGCACAATTTTTTATTGATAAATTAAATACTATAGATTTAAATATAGCTAGCTTAAGTCGTATTAAAAATCAAGTTAATTTATATTTTGAATTAGATAAAAAGAATAAAGTTTTTAATGTTAGTACTACTTCTAGATCAGACTTTTTAGACAAAAAAATTATTGAAATTTTTAATGCATATCCTACTGATAAATTAAATTTTAAAAGTAAAGAACCTTTAAAAAGATACTTTCTACAAATACTAAAATATAAAGAAGGTAAAGTAGTTGTAGAAACAAATAGCTTCATTGGTTCAGAAAAAATTCCTTTGTTTCCTGGATGTGAAAATTCTGTAAATTACGAAGACGCAAAAAAATGTTTTAGCAGAGGAGTACAAATGCATTTTGTAAAGAAATTTGATGCAGATTTACCCAACAACCTTGGGTTAAGCAAAGGAAGAAAAAGAGTATTTATAGCATTTAAAATCAACACAAAAGGAAAAATTATAAATATTCAAGTTAAAGCTCCTCATCCTAGAATTAAAGAAGAAGTGATAAAAGTAATGCAACAAATGCCGCTAATTGAACCTGGAACTCAAGGGGGTGAACCTGTAAATATTAAATATAGTATCCCTTTTACTATGATCGTAAAATAG
- a CDS encoding succinylglutamate desuccinylase/aspartoacylase family protein — protein sequence MQNNPFVLLGEIIPEGKRTVLDLEVAKLHTRTTVKVPLIIERSKNPGPVVLLMAGIHGDEINGVGIVREIINQKLNKPKNGTIICLPVFNIFGYLIQTREFPDGRDLNRVFPGSSKGSLASQFAHQFIQEVAPLVDYVIDFHTGGDQRDNVPQIRCNKDDDKGLELAKIFNPPVIMYSNNIVKSLRETLHKMGKTVLLFEGGKTKELDPTVINEGVNGTKNVLIHLGLIEGEITVRETPVYVKKSKWLRAMHSGMLKVMVKNGSFVEKKDVLGIIQDPFGEFKKRVYAPHNGYVFCINKTPIVNKGDALFHVSIEE from the coding sequence ATGCAGAATAACCCTTTTGTACTTTTAGGAGAAATTATTCCTGAAGGAAAACGTACAGTTTTAGATTTAGAAGTTGCTAAATTACACACTAGAACAACTGTAAAAGTACCGTTGATTATTGAACGTTCTAAAAATCCTGGTCCTGTTGTTTTATTGATGGCGGGTATTCATGGTGATGAAATAAATGGAGTTGGTATTGTAAGAGAAATTATTAACCAAAAACTTAACAAACCAAAAAACGGAACAATTATATGCTTACCCGTTTTTAATATTTTTGGTTACCTAATTCAAACCAGAGAATTCCCTGATGGTAGAGATTTAAATCGAGTTTTTCCTGGTTCTAGTAAGGGCTCTTTAGCGAGTCAATTTGCGCATCAATTTATACAGGAAGTTGCACCTTTGGTGGATTATGTTATCGATTTTCATACAGGTGGAGATCAACGTGATAATGTTCCGCAAATTCGTTGTAACAAAGATGATGACAAAGGTTTAGAATTGGCAAAAATATTTAATCCGCCAGTAATTATGTATTCGAATAATATTGTAAAGTCTTTAAGAGAAACCTTGCATAAAATGGGTAAAACTGTTTTATTATTCGAAGGCGGAAAAACAAAAGAATTAGACCCTACAGTTATTAACGAAGGTGTAAACGGAACTAAAAATGTATTAATCCACTTAGGTTTAATTGAAGGAGAAATAACAGTTAGAGAAACACCTGTCTATGTAAAAAAATCGAAATGGTTGCGTGCTATGCATTCTGGTATGCTTAAAGTAATGGTTAAAAACGGAAGTTTTGTAGAAAAGAAAGACGTTTTAGGTATTATTCAAGATCCATTTGGTGAGTTTAAAAAAAGAGTTTATGCACCACATAATGGCTACGTTTTTTGCATTAATAAAACTCCGATTGTTAATAAAGGCGATGCTTTATTTCATGTTAGTATTGAAGAATAA
- the rimK gene encoding 30S ribosomal protein S6--L-glutamate ligase: MRIVILSRNPNLYSTKRLVEAAKKRNHEVFVVDHLKCNIEIEKKSPKIYYKGEYITDIDAIIPRIGASVTFYGTAVIRQFEMMKVFTSVTSQALTRSRDKLSSLQILARAGVGLPKTVFTNYTKDVEHVVDSVGGAPLVLKLLEGTQGLGVVLAETKNAATSVLEAFNGLGARVIAQQFIKEAGGADIRAFVVDGKVIGAMKRQGKEGEFRSNLHRGGNATVIELTDEEEKTALKATKALGLGIAGVDMLQSSKGPLVLEVNSSPGLEGIEVATGKNIAKEIIRYLEIHAE, from the coding sequence ATGAGAATTGTAATTCTTTCAAGAAATCCGAACTTATACTCTACAAAAAGACTTGTAGAAGCTGCAAAAAAAAGAAATCACGAAGTGTTTGTAGTAGATCATTTAAAATGTAATATTGAGATTGAAAAAAAATCTCCAAAAATTTATTATAAAGGCGAATATATTACTGACATCGATGCAATTATACCAAGAATTGGCGCTTCTGTAACCTTCTATGGTACTGCTGTAATTCGTCAGTTCGAAATGATGAAGGTTTTTACTTCTGTAACTTCACAAGCATTAACAAGATCTAGAGATAAATTAAGCAGTTTACAAATTTTAGCAAGAGCTGGAGTTGGCTTACCAAAAACCGTTTTTACCAACTACACAAAAGATGTAGAACACGTTGTAGATTCTGTTGGTGGTGCACCTTTAGTTTTAAAATTATTAGAAGGTACACAAGGTTTAGGAGTTGTTTTAGCAGAAACAAAAAATGCAGCAACTTCTGTTTTAGAAGCTTTTAATGGTTTAGGCGCAAGAGTAATTGCACAACAATTTATTAAAGAAGCTGGTGGTGCAGATATTAGAGCTTTTGTTGTTGATGGTAAAGTAATTGGTGCCATGAAACGTCAAGGTAAAGAAGGTGAATTCCGTTCTAATTTACACAGAGGTGGTAATGCAACTGTAATTGAATTAACAGACGAAGAAGAAAAAACAGCGCTAAAAGCAACCAAAGCTTTAGGTTTAGGAATTGCTGGTGTAGATATGTTACAATCTTCTAAAGGTCCTTTGGTTTTAGAAGTAAACTCATCTCCTGGATTAGAAGGTATTGAAGTTGCTACAGGAAAAAACATTGCTAAAGAAATTATTAGATATTTAGAAATACATGCAGAATAA
- a CDS encoding ATP-dependent zinc protease: MKITIGRVDKADFPEFSLENIDVKIDSGAYTSSIHCSNIEEIIHENNSFIRFKLLDPDHEFYNNKEFTTKKYASKLVKSSNGITEKRFLIETEIVIFNTTIPIHLTLSERKDMKFPLLLGRKFLNKKFVIDTAKKNLSYKLKNKA, translated from the coding sequence ATGAAAATAACTATTGGAAGAGTTGATAAAGCAGATTTCCCTGAATTTTCGCTAGAAAATATTGATGTTAAAATTGATTCTGGTGCTTACACTTCTTCAATTCATTGTTCTAATATTGAAGAAATAATCCATGAGAACAACAGTTTTATCCGATTTAAATTATTAGATCCAGATCATGAATTTTACAATAATAAGGAGTTTACTACAAAAAAATATGCTTCTAAACTTGTAAAAAGTTCTAACGGAATTACAGAAAAAAGGTTTCTTATAGAAACTGAAATTGTAATTTTTAATACTACAATTCCTATTCATTTAACATTAAGTGAACGTAAAGACATGAAATTTCCTTTACTTTTAGGAAGAAAATTTTTAAATAAAAAGTTTGTGATAGATACTGCAAAGAAAAATCTATCTTATAAATTAAAAAACAAAGCATAA
- a CDS encoding NAD(P)/FAD-dependent oxidoreductase → MIKEIQLRVNLIEERKENILSYKAAKQLSIDKSEITAIKVLRKSIDARKKDIIFNYKIAVYINEQIPEKSDYVFEYKDVSKAKEIHIIGFGPAGMYAALRCIELGYKPIVLERGKKVKERRRDLRAINQEHFVNEDSNYCFGEGGAGTYSDGKLYTRSLKRGDVRRIFENLVFHGATDQILVDAHPHIGTNKLPKIIENIRETILKFGGEIHFESRVTNFIIKKNKIQAIEINDQQEMTANSVILATGHSARDIYELLDKKEIALKAKSFAMGVRVEHPQEIIDQIQYSCTGARDELLPAAAYSLVQQVNNRGVYSFCMCPGGFIVPAATANGEIVVNGMSPSRRNNKFANSGIVVELDIDKDFKKYEHLGALKGLQFQKDLEKIAFYAGGRSQTAPAQRLVDFVDGKLSTDLNDCSYQPGLKSAPLHSLLPKIIGSRLRKGFTVFGQKMHGYYTNEANIVGVESRTSSPVNIPRKENLEHTEIIGLYPCGEGGGYAGGIVSAAMDGERCAEAAIANL, encoded by the coding sequence ATGATTAAAGAAATTCAGTTACGTGTAAATTTAATAGAAGAACGCAAAGAAAATATTCTTAGTTACAAAGCTGCAAAACAGCTCTCTATTGATAAATCTGAGATAACTGCTATAAAAGTTTTACGTAAATCTATAGATGCTCGTAAAAAAGATATCATTTTTAATTACAAAATAGCTGTTTATATCAACGAACAAATCCCAGAAAAATCAGATTACGTTTTTGAATATAAAGATGTTTCTAAAGCGAAAGAAATTCATATTATTGGCTTTGGCCCTGCAGGAATGTATGCTGCTTTACGCTGTATAGAATTAGGGTACAAACCCATTGTTTTAGAACGAGGAAAAAAAGTAAAAGAAAGAAGACGAGATTTACGTGCCATAAATCAAGAGCATTTTGTAAACGAAGATTCTAACTATTGTTTTGGAGAAGGTGGTGCAGGTACTTATTCTGATGGTAAGCTTTATACCAGAAGTTTAAAAAGAGGTGATGTTAGAAGAATTTTTGAAAACCTAGTTTTTCACGGAGCTACAGATCAAATTTTGGTTGATGCTCATCCTCATATTGGTACAAATAAATTACCTAAAATTATAGAAAACATACGTGAAACGATTTTAAAATTTGGTGGCGAAATTCACTTTGAAAGTAGAGTTACCAATTTTATTATCAAAAAAAATAAAATACAAGCTATAGAAATTAATGACCAACAAGAAATGACAGCAAATTCTGTTATTTTAGCTACAGGTCATTCAGCAAGAGATATTTACGAATTACTAGATAAAAAAGAAATTGCCCTAAAAGCAAAATCTTTTGCTATGGGCGTTCGTGTAGAACATCCTCAAGAAATTATAGATCAAATTCAGTATAGTTGTACAGGAGCTAGAGATGAATTATTGCCAGCAGCTGCTTACAGCTTAGTGCAACAAGTAAATAACAGAGGTGTGTATTCTTTTTGTATGTGCCCAGGTGGTTTTATAGTACCAGCAGCCACAGCAAATGGTGAAATTGTAGTTAACGGAATGTCGCCAAGCAGAAGAAATAACAAGTTTGCCAATTCAGGAATTGTTGTTGAATTAGATATTGACAAAGATTTTAAAAAATACGAGCATTTAGGTGCTTTAAAAGGTTTACAGTTTCAAAAAGATTTAGAAAAAATTGCTTTTTATGCAGGTGGTAGATCTCAAACAGCACCAGCACAAAGATTAGTAGATTTTGTTGATGGAAAACTCTCTACGGATTTAAATGACTGTTCTTATCAACCAGGATTAAAATCTGCACCTTTACACTCTTTGTTGCCCAAAATAATTGGTAGTAGATTACGAAAAGGTTTTACTGTATTTGGTCAAAAAATGCACGGTTATTATACTAACGAAGCAAATATAGTTGGTGTAGAATCTAGAACTTCATCACCTGTAAACATCCCTAGAAAAGAAAACTTAGAACATACAGAAATTATTGGTTTATATCCTTGTGGAGAAGGTGGTGGTTATGCAGGAGGTATTGTTTCTGCTGCTATGGATGGTGAACGTTGTGCAGAAGCAGCAATTGCGAATCTATAA
- a CDS encoding M42 family metallopeptidase — translation MSDKSILNEKSLEFLEKYLNNAAPTGYEWEGQKIWMDYLKPYVDTFITDTYGSAVGVINPDAKYKVVIEGHADEISWYVNYISDNGLIYVIRNGGSDHQIAPSKIVNIHTKNGIVKGVFGWPAIHTRDKSNEQAPKPDNITIDTGCATKEEVLALGIHVGCVITYPDEFHILNGDKFVCRALDNRMGGFMIAEVARLLKENGKELPFGLYVTNSVQEEIGLRGAEMITQTIKPNVAIVTDVTHDTTTPMIEPKKAGLMEIGKGPVIAYAPAVQQKLRDLIIESAEAKNIPFQRSALSRATGTDTDAFAYSNGGVASALISLPLRYMHTTVEMVHREDVENVIKMIYESLLNIKDGDTFSYFD, via the coding sequence ATGTCAGACAAATCAATTTTAAACGAAAAATCATTAGAGTTTTTAGAAAAATACTTAAATAATGCAGCCCCAACTGGTTATGAATGGGAGGGTCAAAAAATCTGGATGGATTATTTAAAACCTTATGTAGATACCTTTATCACAGATACTTATGGTTCTGCTGTTGGTGTTATTAATCCTGATGCAAAATACAAAGTTGTTATTGAAGGTCATGCAGACGAAATTTCTTGGTATGTAAACTACATTTCTGATAATGGATTAATTTATGTGATTAGAAACGGAGGATCTGATCATCAAATTGCACCAAGTAAAATTGTAAATATTCATACTAAAAACGGAATTGTAAAAGGTGTTTTTGGTTGGCCAGCAATACATACTAGAGATAAAAGTAATGAACAAGCTCCTAAACCAGATAATATTACCATAGATACTGGTTGTGCAACTAAAGAAGAAGTTTTAGCTTTAGGTATTCACGTGGGTTGTGTAATTACATATCCAGATGAATTTCATATTTTAAACGGAGATAAGTTTGTTTGTAGAGCTTTAGATAACAGAATGGGTGGTTTTATGATTGCTGAAGTTGCACGTTTACTAAAAGAAAATGGTAAAGAATTACCTTTTGGTTTATATGTAACCAACTCTGTTCAAGAAGAAATTGGTTTACGTGGTGCAGAAATGATTACCCAAACTATTAAACCAAACGTAGCCATTGTTACTGATGTTACTCATGATACAACAACACCAATGATTGAGCCTAAAAAAGCAGGTTTAATGGAAATTGGTAAAGGACCAGTTATTGCTTACGCACCTGCTGTACAACAAAAATTAAGAGATTTAATTATAGAATCTGCAGAGGCAAAAAATATTCCTTTTCAACGTTCTGCTTTATCTAGAGCTACAGGTACAGATACAGATGCTTTTGCGTATAGCAATGGTGGTGTTGCTTCTGCTTTAATTTCTTTACCTTTAAGATATATGCACACAACAGTAGAAATGGTACACAGAGAAGATGTAGAAAATGTAATTAAAATGATTTATGAATCGCTTTTAAACATTAAAGACGGCGATACTTTTTCTTATTTTGATTAA
- a CDS encoding ATP-binding cassette domain-containing protein — protein sequence MKLVIENLTKTYKNGVKAIDNLSIEIGTGMFGLLGPNGAGKSSLMRTIATLQSPDSGSITFGDINVLDDNMSLRKVLGYLPQSFGVYPKMSAQELLEYFATLKGISKKSDQQKLIKEVLEITNLYEVRHKYVAGYSGGMKQRFGIAQLLLNNPKLIIVDEPTAGLDPAERHRFLNVLREVGTNCTVIFSTHIVEDVKELCNEMAILNGGEILKNTTPQEATKEIEGKIWKKIINRDDLEENEKMFNILSSNYNQDNSLNIRVYSETKPSDDFVLVQPQLDDVYFIALKQDEHALV from the coding sequence ATGAAGCTAGTAATTGAAAATTTAACCAAAACCTATAAAAACGGAGTAAAAGCAATTGATAATTTGAGTATAGAAATTGGTACAGGAATGTTTGGTTTGTTAGGGCCAAATGGAGCTGGTAAATCATCTTTAATGCGAACAATTGCAACCTTACAAAGCCCAGATTCTGGCTCAATTACATTTGGCGATATTAATGTTTTAGATGATAATATGTCTTTGCGAAAAGTATTAGGTTATTTGCCTCAATCTTTTGGTGTGTATCCTAAAATGTCAGCGCAAGAATTGTTAGAATATTTTGCAACTTTAAAAGGAATTTCTAAAAAATCTGATCAGCAAAAATTGATAAAAGAAGTTTTAGAAATTACCAATTTATATGAAGTAAGACATAAGTATGTTGCTGGTTATTCTGGAGGTATGAAACAGCGTTTTGGAATTGCTCAATTACTTTTAAATAACCCAAAATTAATTATTGTTGATGAGCCTACTGCTGGTTTAGATCCTGCAGAAAGACATCGTTTTTTAAATGTTTTAAGAGAAGTAGGTACAAACTGTACTGTAATTTTTTCTACACATATTGTAGAAGATGTTAAGGAATTATGTAATGAAATGGCAATTTTAAATGGAGGTGAAATCTTAAAAAATACAACTCCGCAAGAAGCTACAAAAGAAATTGAAGGGAAAATCTGGAAAAAAATAATTAATAGAGATGATTTAGAAGAGAATGAAAAAATGTTCAATATTTTATCATCTAACTACAATCAAGATAATTCTTTAAATATTAGAGTGTATTCAGAAACAAAACCCTCTGACGATTTTGTGTTAGTGCAACCGCAATTAGATGATGTGTATTTTATTGCTTTAAAACAAGATGAACATGCGTTAGTTTAA